The DNA window ACTGTATCTACTGTCACAACGAGGGTCTCGGCGACACGCGCGGCCCGATGGAGCCCAGCGAGGACGAGATGAGCGCCGACGACGTGGTCCGCTTCCTGGAGGTCGTCGAGGGGTACGGCGTCGACTCGGTGAAGTTCACCGGCGGCGAGCCCATGTTGCGCCAGGACCTAGAGGAGATCATCGAGCGCACCCCCGACTCGATGGAGGTCTCGATGACGACGAACGGGACGTTCCTGCCCGGACGCGTCGAGGACCTGAAGGCGGCGGGGCTCGACCGCGTCAACGTCTCGCAGGACGCGCTCGACCCCGACGACTTCGCGGAGGTGACGAAGTCGGGCGCGTACGAACGGGTGCTCGAGGGCGTCAAGGCCGCCGTCGACGCCGGACTCGACCCCGTGAAACTCAACATGGTGGTGTTCACCCATACCGCGGGATACGTGGAGGAGATGGTCGAGCACGTCGCCGAAAACGAGGGGCTCCAGCTCCAGCTCATCGAGTACATGCCCGAATTGACGGGCAAGCCCGAGTGGAACGTCGACATCGGGCGCGTCCACGACTGGCTCGCCGAGACGGCCGACCGGGTCGAGCGCCGCGAGATGCACGACCGGAAGCGGTACTTCGTCGGCGAGGACGCGCCCGGCGAGGGCGGCGGGATGGTCGAGATCGTCGACCCCGTCGAGAACGAGGAGTTCTGTGCCAACTGCGGGCGCGTCCGCGTCACCCACGAGGGGTACCTGAAGGGGTGTCTCAACCGCAACGACGACCTCCGGTCGATGGGCGAGATGAGCCGCGAGGAGATCGCGGAGACGTTCGAGGCGGTCGTCGCCAACCGCGTCCCCTACTACGGCGAGTACCTGATCGAGAACGACGACGGCGAGTACGAGATCAACGAGGAGTACCTCGGAACCCCGAGCGTCGCGGACTGAGGCTTTCCTGCCGACACGGATCGCTTCCGCAACGAGACCAGTGCGATCAGTGATCAGTGATCAGAGATCAGGTGCGATCAGTGATTGATCAATCAGTGCGGTGGCGTGCGCCTGCGAGCGCCCGCAAGGGCGCGAGCAGACCGCACGAGGGAGTCAGTCGCCGGCGGCGACTGACGAGGCTGGGGAGGCGTGAGGTGCGGCGCTGTGCTGGGTGGGACTCAAAGGGGCAGTCGCGATTCCCGCTCGCTCACGCTCGCGGGAATCGCGACTGGGGCTTTGGCGGCGTTCACTGCGCCGGAAACGACGAGTTTCGATCAGCGTAGTACCGCGTCAACGCTCCGCGATCCCCGATCGATCGCCTACACCGACGACGTGATCCCGCCGTCGACGCGGAGGTTCTGGCCGGTGATATAACTCGACTCCTCCGAGAGCAGGTACGCGACCGCGTCCGCGATCTCCTCGGTTCGGGCGGCCCGCCCCATCGGGATCTCCGCCTTCGTCTCCTCGTCGACGTCGTAGCTGTCGGCGAAGCCGGGAAGGACGCTGTTCATCCGGATCCCCGCCGACGCGTACCGGTCGGCGTACAGTTTCGTGTAGCTCCCGAGGCCGGCCCGCAGGACGGAGGAGACGGGGAAGTCGAGCGATGGCTCGAACGCCGAAAAGGTCGAGACGTTCACGATCGCTCCCTCACCCTGCTCCTCCATGATCGGCGTGACCAGCCGGGCCATCCGGACCGTGTTCATCAACACCAGGTCCATCCCCTCGTACCACTCCTCGTCGGAGATCTCCAGCAGATCGCCGGAGGGCGGGTGGCCCGTGTTGTTCACCACGGCGTCGATCCGGCCGTAGCGCTCGTGGGTCGTCTCGACGAGCGCCGCCAGGTCGTCGGGCTCGGTCACCGACCCCTCGTAGCCGTCGCCGCCGAGGTCGTCCGCGACGTCGACGGCGCTGCCGGAGGGAGAGAGCAACACCGGGAGGTAGCCGTCGTCGTTCAGCCGCCGCGCGCAGGCCTCGCCGATGCCGCTTCCCGCCGCCGTCACGATCGCGACCGGGGTGTCGTCCATACGAGCGATGTCGCGGGTACGGGCATAAGACCACCGGCGCGCACGGGGCCGGTCCGCTCGACGAATCCGGAACCCACGCCCGCGGACGCAGAGACAAGTCGCCGTTTGAGCCATACCAACGTCTTTACTCGGTCCGGACGCCCCTCACGTATGGCACGGCAGTCGACGACCAGACGACGATTGTTGGGTGCCGGGTGCGCGACCGCGGCCGTCGCGGCCGCGGGCTGTCTCGGCCCGTTCGGTTCGGTCGGGG is part of the Halorubrum aethiopicum genome and encodes:
- the moaA gene encoding GTP 3',8-cyclase MoaA, giving the protein MAEPLADDFGREVTGVRVSLTDRCNFDCIYCHNEGLGDTRGPMEPSEDEMSADDVVRFLEVVEGYGVDSVKFTGGEPMLRQDLEEIIERTPDSMEVSMTTNGTFLPGRVEDLKAAGLDRVNVSQDALDPDDFAEVTKSGAYERVLEGVKAAVDAGLDPVKLNMVVFTHTAGYVEEMVEHVAENEGLQLQLIEYMPELTGKPEWNVDIGRVHDWLAETADRVERREMHDRKRYFVGEDAPGEGGGMVEIVDPVENEEFCANCGRVRVTHEGYLKGCLNRNDDLRSMGEMSREEIAETFEAVVANRVPYYGEYLIENDDGEYEINEEYLGTPSVAD
- a CDS encoding SDR family oxidoreductase; amino-acid sequence: MDDTPVAIVTAAGSGIGEACARRLNDDGYLPVLLSPSGSAVDVADDLGGDGYEGSVTEPDDLAALVETTHERYGRIDAVVNNTGHPPSGDLLEISDEEWYEGMDLVLMNTVRMARLVTPIMEEQGEGAIVNVSTFSAFEPSLDFPVSSVLRAGLGSYTKLYADRYASAGIRMNSVLPGFADSYDVDEETKAEIPMGRAARTEEIADAVAYLLSEESSYITGQNLRVDGGITSSV